The DNA sequence ACTCCCAACATAGGGGTACGGTGTGTCAGGTGCATCGTACAATGCCTGCGACATGGCCATAAATTTCACAGTATCGTTTATGTTCACCTTATTTGCCAATTGTGAATCAACAGCAGTAAAAGCATCGTTATAATCCCTCATACTGGGCTTGTCGTTCGCCTCCCATTGCGGGAGATTATAGTTGGCTGTTTTCTTTGAGTAAGACATATTTGAAATTCCTCCTAAAGTGTAAAGTAGCACATCAATTAGAATGCGCTTTTGAAAAGAATATGCATACTTGGAGCTTCTACCGTCTGGCACACTACATCGAATACAAAGCAAGGCTGGTGAGTATCACAGTGGAATATGTAAACCCTGCCTATACCAGCCAAACCCGACCGGCCTGCGGGGAACGAAACCACGCAAAGGACAGATTGTATCAATATCTGAATTTGACTTTAAAAACTTGACATATATCTATTTTGCCAAAAATGTAGCATTAAAATATAGCCTTTTTATAGTCGATGGAAAATACACCTCAACACTTCCATCTAAGCGTATATAAGCATGCCCATAATTGCTGGTATTCCCACTCAATTCACGTGCAAGGCATATACACATAATATTTCTGCTGGGGCGGTATCCTTCAGGTAATGTTGCAATGATAGAACCGGATATTATATCACCAGCATCTTTTCGCATACAATCGATATTGAGGGACACAACTTTATCTTGGGATTTAAAGTATGTAGATTCTCCTGCACTTTTATACTCGGTAGCAAAAGGAATGGCAAGTTCTTGTAGAGGCTCGGCGGTAGCGAGTTCTTTCCATCCGCTCCACGTGCTGTTGTAGCGAGTGCCGAAATATATTCGCTTATAATATAGGCTAATAGCAATGCAAGTTTGATATTTGTCGCTTTCCGAGGTCAAGGGATTGAGAATAAACGTATACCAACCCACACCGCCGCCCACAACTGTAGGAGCGTTGGTGACATTCGATCCGCAATACCATCCACCTGCATTTTTGGCCATAACAGTCAACCAGTCTTGGTTTGAGATATCGCTTGCGGCTTCACCCAGCCCATATCCTACATTTACCTTATTTGTCAATTGTGAATCAACGGCAGTGAAAGCTTCATTATAATCCCTCATACTAGGCTTGTCGTTCGGCTCCCATTGCGGGAGATTATAGTTGGCTGTTTTCTTTGAGTAAGACATATTCAAAATTCCTCCTAAAGTGTAAAGTAGCGCATAAATCCGAATGCGCTTTTCGGATTTACACGCCGTTTTAATTTATAAACATATGTTCTATATTAAATTATAGCATTGAAATTTTACTATGTAAACAGTTAATTAAAAATAAGATTTTTTACGCTCAACAACAGTTTGCAAAAATAACCCCATATATTAGCGCCTTTAAATTTAGAAAAAGCCCCGCATCATTGCGGGGCTTTGTTATGCAGGTATTCGTTTAAGCTGAATATTTTGCCTGTCAAATATCTTATCAAAGTCTGCGTTTTCAGAAAGCCATTCACTTTGTTTGTCAGCTCGCAGCACTACCGGCATACGTTCATGGATATCGGATATCGATTTATTGGCTGCTGTCGTGAGGATTACAAATCGAGGAATGTCTTCTCCCTTAAACTGCTTATAAATCCCGGCCATATACAGAGCCTTTTGCTCTTGTAGAGTAAACAGGTATTTATTTTTATTACCTTTAGTCTTAGGGGTTTCAAATAATGTTAATTGGCTATTTTCTTCTCCCCATTCATAAAAGCCAGTGGAGGGAATCACACAGCGCCAAGCAATCACACTATCCCGAAACATTTTCTTTTCGGTGATTGTTTCGGCCATTGCGTTAATAATCACACCCGAACCCTTAAAATGAGGGAAGCCCCATTGCATGATAGTTGGGATCTGCTGCCCCCCTTCGGCAGCAATAACCGGTGCTATGTTGGTTGGGTATATTTCGCCTGTTTTAATTGATTGGCCATAGAGCTTATCGCTAACCTCTTGAATAATCTGTTGAATCTCTTTTGCTTCTGCCGCAGTAAAACTGTAACGTCCACACATATTCGCTCTCCTCGATTTTGACTCGTTTGTACCCTTTATGACTAAATTCTTCCCTGTTATTTTTATAATACTACCCTTGTTAGTATGAATTGATATGGGGTATAATGGAATAAGTTTACATATATACGAAAATCGTTCAATGCTATGTTAGTACCGTAATGCACAGTTCAGGTAACTACAAGTTAGGCGAAAATAATCGGTAAATAGTGAGGTCGTATAAATGAACTATTTGGATGTTGAAAAAATGGAGGCTTTCATTCAATCGGCAAATATCAGACAAATATCAAAAATATGGGTTAATACTGAAAATATAGTTTGTACTTGGGGTATGTATACTCTTGAAGGATGCTTCCGCGCTATTGATATCTATATTCCTGAAATAAACGAATTCATTGACATAGCAAAAGTACAAAGTAAAGCCTATAAAAATAGAGAAGAAAGAAAGGGTATTAAGCCTGACAGGATAAAGCCACAAACATATGATTATTCACCTCTGGGATTTAAGTTAGAAGGTGTAGAAGATGTTTTCCCGGAAATCATTATCGTCAAAAATAAATTCCGAAAAGCTTTTATGACCGTCCCATCTGGTGTGGAAAAAGCTGAAGCATGGCTTTACCCCTCAGCATTAAATGCGGGAGCAGATTCTGATGTTGAAGCGCTTATATACTTTAAAAGTCAGGGTGAATCGTTTGTTTCATCAAATGATTTAAGCGAAACATGGAGAAAAGCAATCTGTTCTGACGTTGAAAGAGGGTATATATATAATAAGGATGCAAAAATTATAGAGAAAGCTAAGAAAAAAGATATATCATTGGTTGAGCTTGCAGATCTATTTGAACATTCAATTATGCACCCATGTTTTCTAAGTGCCCGAGATGAAGAAGAAGATTTTATATATTCAACTTTTTTTAGAGCAATGGAATGGTTTCAACTGAATGAATACGAACCATGGGCTAATATCTACGCTCAAGAAATATCAACGTTGTATCAAGGTGGAGTTGACCAAGGCTATTCATTGTTACCGTTGTTTTATTATTGTAGATCAGACTTGTTGTTAAGTAAAGCTTCAAAGTTTGGGTTAGAAGCTCTATTATATGGATTATGCGTGGGAAATATTGATTCCTCTAAGCCGTGGAAGCAGTATTGGGATGAACCAGACAAAGCTAAAAGAGATGCTACTTACGTTGATTATGTGCCAACTGCTAGTGTAATTGCTTTCGCTTGGCAACGTATCAACCCAACAAATATAAACAAAGAAGTTTTGGATCAAGCACTATTATTATTGTTCCAAACTCAATTGGTATCAGGAGCTTGGCCGTTGACGTCAGACGATGATAAAGGAAGCATTTTCTCAACTTGTTTAGCAATGACAGCCTTATCTGTAACAAAACCCACAGGATATCAGAGGTATGTTGATAGATCCAAAGAATGGCTATTAAGTCAGCAAAATGAAGTTGGCTGCTGGTATATTCAGGGCGCTCCAGCGATAATGATTAATATTTTGTGCCTTGAAGCCATAAGGCTGGCCGAAGGTAGCAAACATGTAACATATTTGGTTAAAGACTATCAAATTGACACCTCTCTCTTTACCACCAGCATTAGAAAACAAACCGATAAATTTATAATTTTTTGTGAGGGCAATTCTGGCTCAATGAAAAATTCAAATTTTGATGAAAAGTGCTATACCAAAATTTTTTCATTAGAGTTTCCAAACTCAGTATTTTGCTCAGTTGGCTCATGTAAAGATATAGAGTCAGACGATAAATTGTTGTTCGAAACAATTAAAAAAGTAAACCCTTATCACATAATCATTAAGCTGATAGATAGAGATGATCGAAGCTTGGAAGAAATTGAAGTACTTAAACTGCAAGGAATAACGGTACTATCTTTACGTGAACTTGAGTCTTACTTGCTCGAAGATGAAATTATTGAAAAATTATGTATGGTTTGTGATAAACTAGAAAAAGCCGATGAAATTAAAGTAATCAAAGCCGACGCATTAAGACAGTCTATTACTCGTGGTAATCCTACAGATGATTTAAAGTCCGCAGCTGGTTTGTTTTTTACTGAGACGAAGAAAGCTTTAGGGTTAATACAATGCGGAAATGATACGGTGTCTTTTTTGCGTGATACAATGGCTCCCCTACTGACCGAAGAAACCAATACCTATAAACTCCTCAGGAAAGATATTTTTGGTATTTAATAAGCAATATTTATGAATAAACACAGTCTATAATA is a window from the Oscillospiraceae bacterium MB08-C2-2 genome containing:
- a CDS encoding zinc ribbon domain-containing protein; translated protein: MHTWSFYRLAHYIEYKARLVSITVEYVNPAYTSQTRPACGERNHAKDRLYQYLNLTLKT
- a CDS encoding pyocin knob domain-containing protein, giving the protein MSYSKKTANYNLPQWEPNDKPSMRDYNEAFTAVDSQLTNKVNVGYGLGEAASDISNQDWLTVMAKNAGGWYCGSNVTNAPTVVGGGVGWYTFILNPLTSESDKYQTCIAISLYYKRIYFGTRYNSTWSGWKELATAEPLQELAIPFATEYKSAGESTYFKSQDKVVSLNIDCMRKDAGDIISGSIIATLPEGYRPSRNIMCICLARELSGNTSNYGHAYIRLDGSVEVYFPSTIKRLYFNATFLAK
- a CDS encoding SOS response-associated peptidase, which encodes MCGRYSFTAAEAKEIQQIIQEVSDKLYGQSIKTGEIYPTNIAPVIAAEGGQQIPTIMQWGFPHFKGSGVIINAMAETITEKKMFRDSVIAWRCVIPSTGFYEWGEENSQLTLFETPKTKGNKNKYLFTLQEQKALYMAGIYKQFKGEDIPRFVILTTAANKSISDIHERMPVVLRADKQSEWLSENADFDKIFDRQNIQLKRIPA